The Pseudobacteroides sp. nucleotide sequence TTAACTAGTACTAAAAATAATCATACCAGTTCACATAAAGCAGGCTTTGAAGCAAATTAAAGGGTATGGCCAAGTGCAGGCCACACCCTTAAGAACAATGTCATTTGTATATTTTGATTAAACTCCGTCGTAACTTGAAGATGTAGCGTTAAAATGCTTTGCTATACTTACGACGTCAGACATGTTAATGGCATCATCAAGGTTGAAATCACAATTTGAATTAAATACAGCGGTTCCTTTTGTGGAGTTGAAACACTTGGCAAGCTCTACAATGTCGGACATATTTATTGCACCGTCTGCCTTACCGTTTATAGGGATATCACCGGTCCATATTTCCAGAGGAGCTTCCGTTGTACTAATCTGACTGCTTGTACTGCCGGAAATATTGGTTATTGTTCTAGCCAAGAAGCCTGACTTTGATATCTGAATGCTATAAGTTGATGTTTTTACAGGTACATTATCAATTTTAAAATAACCATTATTATCGGTGGCAGTGCCAAAGGTTGTGCCGGGGATTTCCACCTTGAACCCTGCTTTTATTGAAGTATTTGAAGATAAAACGTCAGGGCTTATATATCCGGACATGGATACGGTAGGAGCCGTGGGTGAACCTTCAAGAACAATATGGTAAGCTGACAGGGCAGGAAGGGTATAGGTAAATTTGTTGCCTGAGATTGATGTGATACCCGCACGCTGTGTGATGGTTGAACTGCTGGAGTCAAAGCCCCATACACTTCCAGTTTTGTAACTTGATTTGCTATTTATGGTAAAGTTAAAATTTGCAGGGCTGTCATAGCTCTTGTTCATCACCATAATGTGAAGCTTGTTGTCACTGCTGCTTGTTATGGATGCATAAATAGAGCTGTTGGCAATATCCGATGTATCGCACTTAACGTTTGTATCGCCATATTTGGAGCCTTTACCGTCAAAGTTGCGGTAGAGATTAAAAGCAGAAGCGGTATATGATCCGCCGCCCCAAATGTTTGCAGCATACACGCCGTATTTTCCGAAAATGCCCAATACATCAGCTTGTGCAATTCCACCTGTTATATGATTATCTGCACCATAGGAATACTCAGTAAATGCAAGCTTGGTGCCAGGGTAGTACTTGTCTATTGAGCCTTTTATATTTGGGAGGAGCGGCAGGAACTGACTGAACCACTGAGCGATCCAGCTGTCTTCCTTATATGTACTGTCCCAAAGTGTGCGAGGTGCCTGAAGACGGGCCTTATTGCAATCAATATTGGCTGTATCGCTGGTTGTTATTCTTGTTCCGCCGCCCTGAGCTTCAGGATACCAGTGTAGATCAAGAACGTCCAATAATCTTTTGCCTTCTGAATCGGAACTTTTTTTCATATTATCAAGGTAATAGTCCAAAAACCATCTGTAGTTGCCTTTAACTGAAGCCCAATCGGGTGCTGTCTGAAAATCATTATAGGCTGCAAAGCCATAAAGGACAGGTCCATAAACTTCACTGGCCGGGTCCAGCTTTTTTACTACCTTGGAAAGCTCAACGTTTTTATTTAGGATTTCCGAACAGGTTGGCTGGTTTGAGTGGATCCTTGCATGGGTATGAGGCCATAACGCAGGCTCGTTGTCTATTGCGTATGCTCTAATACCTGTTGAGGTTGCCGCACTCCCATATTTATTAGTAAGGAAATTGACAAGCTCGTCCATATATACGTTATTGTCTTTTGTATCAGGAGTGAGGGAGAGGGCGGAGCCTTTGCTAAATTTTACTTCCTTCCAGCGTTCTGATGGAGCTGCCTCAGCTTCAGAAACTGTTCCGTTTGAATCAGCTGATACATACCCTGCAGCTTGTAGAGTAACAAGTGAGTACGGAATATTTTTTGTCTGATTCCGGTCATGGAATGTAGTTATGACAGATGCTGGCTGGGTCCATTGCTCCTTGGGTACATTTTCGTTACTTAATAGAAATGTATCACTTGAATGCTGCCAATCGCTTCCGGCACTGGAAAAGTTGTTTTCCCAGTTGTAGCCTGTCATCCTATTTCCTCCAAGTCTTTTGGCTGTTATAGTCGCATCGTTGAAGTCCCAGTTTCCGCCGTAAATATATTGGCTTATGGGAGTTTTGTCTAATGCTGTGTCTATGCTCACATTAATATTGAGGTTTGCAGCATTCACTGAAACGGAAGGTATGGATACAGTGCCTGCTATTAGTGTAGATGCAAGTATTATACTTAAGGCCTTTTTCTTCATTAATGTAATCCCCCTTTATACAACTTATTAATAATATAATTATAGCATTATTTTCAAATTATGTGGAGCAAATTCAACTTGAAGTATTAATATAGATGAAAAATTATAAAACATATCTTTTATAGTTGCGGATACTTGGAGAGGGCTTTAAGTACCCGCAATTCCATGTAAGCCGCACAATTTTGATAGAAAAGGAGGTTATTTATTTTATGTCTGTTAATACACGGATACCCTTAGTGTTATGTTACATACCATCGGGACCGGAAGGGTCCAATTCCAGGATGTTTCGTTATTGTATGGCTCGGGCTTACCAAAA carries:
- a CDS encoding glycoside hydrolase family 44 protein; translation: MKKKALSIILASTLIAGTVSIPSVSVNAANLNINVSIDTALDKTPISQYIYGGNWDFNDATITAKRLGGNRMTGYNWENNFSSAGSDWQHSSDTFLLSNENVPKEQWTQPASVITTFHDRNQTKNIPYSLVTLQAAGYVSADSNGTVSEAEAAPSERWKEVKFSKGSALSLTPDTKDNNVYMDELVNFLTNKYGSAATSTGIRAYAIDNEPALWPHTHARIHSNQPTCSEILNKNVELSKVVKKLDPASEVYGPVLYGFAAYNDFQTAPDWASVKGNYRWFLDYYLDNMKKSSDSEGKRLLDVLDLHWYPEAQGGGTRITTSDTANIDCNKARLQAPRTLWDSTYKEDSWIAQWFSQFLPLLPNIKGSIDKYYPGTKLAFTEYSYGADNHITGGIAQADVLGIFGKYGVYAANIWGGGSYTASAFNLYRNFDGKGSKYGDTNVKCDTSDIANSSIYASITSSSDNKLHIMVMNKSYDSPANFNFTINSKSSYKTGSVWGFDSSSSTITQRAGITSISGNKFTYTLPALSAYHIVLEGSPTAPTVSMSGYISPDVLSSNTSIKAGFKVEIPGTTFGTATDNNGYFKIDNVPVKTSTYSIQISKSGFLARTITNISGSTSSQISTTEAPLEIWTGDIPINGKADGAINMSDIVELAKCFNSTKGTAVFNSNCDFNLDDAINMSDVVSIAKHFNATSSSYDGV